Proteins encoded by one window of Erwinia pyrifoliae DSM 12163:
- a CDS encoding spore coat protein U domain-containing protein, whose protein sequence is MKMKLFLLGCGLGLGVISSGYAATATGTINATLNLTNSCLVNGQTGTTGINFGSLNFGTSPSTFTTLTASVSGSAGSGIYVNCSAGDTYTVAITGSNSAPANVFGTVTSAPRYLVSTTDATTAIAYTLYPTSSSSTPIANNTNLTANGTPDPVLGSNYQVFGRITGGGNNAAIPEGTFNDVINVAVTY, encoded by the coding sequence GTCTTGGACTCGGCGTTATTTCGTCAGGTTATGCTGCCACCGCCACGGGCACCATCAATGCAACCCTCAATTTGACCAATAGCTGTCTGGTCAACGGACAAACGGGAACGACCGGAATTAACTTCGGTAGCTTGAACTTCGGTACCAGCCCGTCAACGTTCACCACGTTGACCGCCTCCGTATCGGGATCGGCGGGCAGTGGTATCTACGTTAACTGCAGCGCAGGAGACACCTATACCGTGGCGATCACCGGAAGTAATTCCGCGCCTGCTAACGTGTTTGGCACCGTCACTTCCGCTCCGCGTTACCTGGTCAGCACCACGGATGCCACAACGGCTATTGCCTATACGCTCTATCCGACATCATCCTCAAGCACGCCGATCGCCAACAATACCAATTTGACGGCTAACGGTACGCCTGACCCGGTATTGGGATCGAACTATCAGGTTTTCGGTCGAATTACCGGAGGCGGTAACAATGCTGCCATTCCCGAGGGCACTTTCAATGATGTGATTAACGTTGCTGTAACCTACTGA
- a CDS encoding spore coat U domain-containing protein, which translates to MSHRANLFAGVIRPLISLLLLFSSSGWSLPTQPFAVNAAIVNGCVISGTNTGVYGALNFGSLPAIGTYSANASLVQNATITLACTPGTTLNMSINGGSHFASSSRNLQRTGGTNLVAYSLYSNAGLTTAIPVNQNVTLSYSNANNIILPVYGHLQVTGVNTAGSYTDTLTVTLSW; encoded by the coding sequence GTGTCACATCGGGCTAATCTGTTTGCGGGCGTGATACGCCCGCTTATTTCGCTACTGCTGCTGTTCAGCAGTAGTGGGTGGTCGTTACCAACTCAACCCTTTGCCGTTAACGCCGCTATCGTTAACGGCTGCGTGATATCCGGTACCAATACCGGGGTATATGGCGCACTGAATTTTGGCTCTCTGCCTGCCATTGGCACCTACAGCGCCAATGCCAGTTTGGTTCAGAATGCCACCATAACGCTGGCCTGCACCCCCGGCACCACGTTGAATATGAGTATTAACGGTGGCAGTCACTTCGCCAGCAGCAGCCGTAATTTGCAGCGCACTGGCGGAACTAATCTGGTGGCTTACAGCCTGTACAGCAACGCCGGTCTGACTACCGCCATTCCGGTTAACCAGAACGTGACGCTTAGCTACAGTAATGCGAACAATATTATTTTACCTGTTTATGGTCATCTTCAGGTGACCGGGGTTAACACTGCCGGTAGCTATACCGACACCTTAACGGTGACGCTGAGCTGGTGA
- a CDS encoding molecular chaperone, which yields MRALPRISGLLLVALSMLLSQGSRAANSVMIWPIDPKINSDDKAAELWLENRGTSTTLMQVRIFQWQQNQGQEQFQTQQQVMASPPMVRIEPGKRQLIRLIKQIPPAAGQEAAYRVLLDEIPTPHPQAENNVGLNLQMRYSVPLFVYGSGLDANNIQPNLSWRLVNQGNQQAIEITNRGNAHVRLSNVALGGRSITDSLMGYVLANASHTFPLPFKAPTGAELSAKLGAKISWRSSAVR from the coding sequence ATGAGGGCATTACCGCGTATTTCCGGGTTGTTATTGGTTGCGCTGAGCATGCTGCTTTCACAGGGTAGCCGCGCAGCGAACTCCGTGATGATTTGGCCTATTGACCCCAAAATCAATAGCGATGACAAAGCCGCCGAGCTGTGGCTGGAAAACCGCGGTACCAGCACCACGTTGATGCAGGTTCGGATATTTCAGTGGCAACAGAACCAGGGCCAGGAACAGTTCCAGACCCAGCAACAGGTGATGGCCAGCCCGCCGATGGTACGCATTGAGCCTGGAAAGAGACAGCTAATACGCTTAATCAAGCAGATCCCTCCCGCTGCCGGGCAAGAGGCGGCCTATCGGGTGCTACTGGATGAAATCCCCACACCGCACCCGCAAGCAGAGAATAATGTCGGGCTGAATTTACAGATGCGTTACTCGGTGCCGCTGTTTGTCTATGGTTCCGGGCTGGACGCAAATAATATCCAACCCAATCTGAGCTGGCGGCTGGTGAATCAGGGCAACCAGCAGGCTATCGAAATTACCAATCGTGGCAATGCTCATGTACGGCTGAGCAATGTGGCTTTGGGCGGTCGCAGCATCACCGACAGTCTGATGGGCTACGTGCTGGCCAACGCCAGCCATACCTTCCCATTGCCGTTTAAGGCGCCGACCGGCGCAGAACTGAGCGCAAAGCTGGGCGCTAAAATCTCCTGGCGCAGCAGCGCGGTGCGGTAA
- a CDS encoding fimbria/pilus outer membrane usher protein → MQRSRTALLHRRTLAITGLLSCLASSGVSAETFNGLPPPPPAAASTREKQTWTLALTINGRDTGELIPVQFHNNHYLIRASDLLRVGIPSSRITSTIMDVSAMEQVKADYDSQGQRMVLTVPADWLPQQSFSGAARNGERYAGRSSNGALLNYDFYTSQNRGSGSRLSAWNELRLFGSNGQFASNGIWQQQLSGSSGYQQNGYTRYDTWWAAENEENAQTLRVGDLITDSLAWSSSVRLGGVQFGRDFSVRPDLITYPLPSFAGQAAVPSTVDLFVNGYRNSSNSVQPGPFSLTNMPFVNGAGEAVVVTTDALGRRVSTTLPFYVASALLKKSLSDYSIAGGALRENYGLNSFDYGQAASSGSYRYGVTDWLTLESHAEAAKSLALGGGGLQMGVGPYGVINGAVSQSQMQGQGGNQYNWGYQYSASRYSFGFQQTVRSAEFANLALYGEQQASNTLNFASLSRRSAQYSASLALDRYGNLGAALIDITPATGDSTRLLNLSWSKTLWGNSSLYLSATRDQQEGSWSGALSLVIPFSDLSNVSMTMQRDAQGNNSQRVEVSRAMPSDGGLAYDAAWANQSINGDYRQATVQWRNNQLDASAGFYGDDSYNTRWAELSGSLILMDNSLFAANQVNDAFVLVKTDYPDIKVSYENQLMGKTDSNGYLLVPRVSAWYPAKYEINTLDLPADMTSSSVEQRFAVKRQSGYLLHFPIKQLRAANVILHDQHGAPLPVSTIITRDGQQDEYVGYDGIVWMENLTGRNVIRAETPDGRLCNAELTVAETKPKSLMTWGPVICALSSSPLGANK, encoded by the coding sequence ATGCAAAGAAGCCGCACTGCACTATTACATCGCCGCACTCTGGCTATTACCGGGCTATTAAGTTGCCTGGCCTCGTCAGGTGTCAGTGCTGAAACATTCAACGGGCTGCCGCCCCCGCCCCCCGCTGCAGCGTCGACAAGGGAGAAGCAAACCTGGACGCTGGCACTGACAATAAACGGCCGCGATACGGGCGAACTGATTCCGGTACAGTTCCACAACAACCATTATCTGATCCGCGCCAGTGATTTGCTGCGTGTCGGTATCCCCAGTTCACGTATCACTTCCACCATTATGGATGTTTCCGCCATGGAGCAGGTGAAAGCGGACTATGACAGTCAGGGGCAGCGTATGGTGCTGACGGTACCCGCTGATTGGTTACCACAACAGAGCTTCAGCGGCGCGGCGCGCAACGGCGAACGCTACGCCGGGCGCAGCAGTAACGGAGCGTTGCTCAATTACGATTTCTATACCAGCCAGAACCGGGGCAGCGGATCACGCCTGTCCGCCTGGAATGAGCTACGCCTGTTTGGCAGCAACGGGCAGTTTGCCAGCAACGGTATCTGGCAGCAACAGCTCTCCGGTTCATCCGGCTATCAGCAGAATGGCTATACGCGCTATGATACCTGGTGGGCAGCCGAAAATGAAGAAAATGCCCAGACGCTACGCGTCGGAGATCTGATCACTGACTCACTGGCGTGGAGCAGCAGCGTCCGTCTCGGCGGGGTTCAGTTTGGCCGTGATTTCTCGGTGCGACCGGACTTAATCACTTATCCCCTGCCTTCGTTCGCCGGTCAGGCTGCGGTACCTTCGACCGTCGATCTGTTTGTCAATGGCTATAGAAACAGCAGCAACAGCGTTCAGCCGGGACCGTTTTCCCTGACCAATATGCCGTTCGTTAACGGCGCAGGTGAGGCGGTGGTGGTCACCACCGACGCGCTGGGGCGGCGCGTCAGCACCACTCTGCCGTTTTATGTTGCCAGCGCGCTGCTGAAAAAAAGCCTCTCTGACTATTCGATAGCAGGCGGTGCACTGCGTGAAAACTACGGCTTAAACAGCTTTGATTATGGCCAGGCGGCCAGTAGCGGGTCATACCGCTATGGCGTGACCGACTGGTTGACGCTGGAAAGCCATGCAGAAGCCGCGAAATCGCTGGCGCTGGGCGGCGGCGGGTTGCAGATGGGGGTCGGACCTTACGGGGTCATAAACGGTGCCGTCAGCCAAAGCCAGATGCAGGGCCAGGGTGGCAACCAGTACAACTGGGGCTATCAGTACAGCGCCAGCCGTTACAGCTTCGGTTTTCAACAAACCGTCCGTTCCGCGGAGTTCGCTAACCTTGCCCTGTATGGCGAACAGCAGGCTTCAAATACCCTTAATTTTGCCTCTCTTAGCCGCCGCAGCGCGCAATACAGTGCCAGCCTCGCGCTGGACAGGTACGGTAATCTCGGCGCTGCGCTGATTGATATCACCCCCGCTACCGGCGATAGCACCCGACTGTTAAACCTGTCGTGGAGTAAAACTTTATGGGGAAACAGCAGCCTGTACTTGTCCGCCACCCGCGACCAACAGGAAGGAAGCTGGTCAGGCGCGCTTTCGCTGGTTATACCGTTCAGCGATCTGAGCAACGTCAGCATGACGATGCAGCGCGATGCGCAGGGCAATAATTCACAGCGCGTCGAGGTTTCCCGGGCGATGCCATCTGATGGTGGCCTGGCCTATGATGCCGCATGGGCCAACCAGAGCATCAATGGTGATTACCGTCAGGCCACGGTGCAATGGCGTAATAACCAGCTGGACGCATCGGCCGGTTTCTATGGCGATGACAGCTACAACACGCGCTGGGCGGAGCTGAGCGGCTCGCTGATCCTGATGGATAACAGCCTGTTTGCCGCTAATCAGGTGAATGACGCCTTTGTGCTGGTAAAAACCGATTACCCGGATATTAAAGTCAGTTATGAAAATCAGCTAATGGGTAAAACCGACAGCAACGGCTATTTGCTGGTTCCGCGCGTCAGCGCCTGGTATCCGGCAAAATACGAGATTAATACGCTCGACCTGCCTGCTGATATGACCAGCAGCAGCGTGGAACAACGCTTTGCGGTCAAGCGGCAAAGTGGTTATCTGCTGCACTTCCCGATAAAACAGCTGCGCGCTGCCAACGTCATCCTGCACGACCAGCACGGCGCTCCGCTACCGGTCTCCACTATCATCACCCGAGACGGACAACAGGATGAATATGTCGGCTACGACGGCATTGTATGGATGGAAAATCTTACTGGCCGCAATGTTATTCGTGCCGAGACCCCGGACGGACGCCTCTGCAACGCTGAGCTGACGGTCGCAGAGACTAAACCGAAATCACTGATGACCTGGGGCCCGGTGATCTGCGCCCTGTCATCGTCACCACTTGGAGCAAACAAATGA
- a CDS encoding spore coat protein U domain-containing protein, translating to MKKRLLLCTFLLLMGYSLAGRAACSISPTSVNVSLGTVTSFVLNTTPQTASTTITVNCGSGVVVLLSSDFISVQLASATPNAGGRGELALSSNNIPIQLCSTSNCSTELTIGGAATTYSQTQLINLANLLGGFVFPIPFYIRTLPNAVVPAGTYTGQLSVLFTYRICTGIGLFGICLLGQQQTGTFTVPITVTITITNDCTTITAPAINFGSAPLVGSFLPVNQSISVVCTVGSTYTVGLNNGLHATGNQRYMASGSNLLAYQIYQGSGSTYWGSIGTARVSSSASNSISSDQLTRTFNYNALILTSQNTPVAGSYSDTVTVDLSF from the coding sequence ATGAAAAAACGGCTATTGCTGTGTACCTTTTTGCTGCTGATGGGATACTCCCTGGCAGGACGGGCGGCATGCAGCATCAGCCCTACCAGCGTCAATGTGAGTCTCGGTACAGTAACGTCATTTGTCCTTAACACCACGCCGCAAACGGCCAGTACCACTATTACCGTCAACTGCGGCAGTGGTGTGGTGGTGTTGCTAAGCAGTGACTTTATATCCGTCCAGCTGGCGAGTGCCACCCCTAACGCCGGGGGGCGTGGTGAGCTGGCGCTTAGCTCGAACAACATCCCGATCCAACTCTGTTCAACCTCTAACTGCAGCACCGAATTAACAATAGGCGGCGCAGCTACCACCTACAGCCAGACCCAGTTGATAAACCTCGCCAATTTGCTGGGGGGATTCGTCTTCCCGATCCCGTTTTATATTCGAACCCTGCCTAACGCGGTAGTGCCGGCGGGTACCTATACCGGCCAGCTGTCGGTACTGTTTACTTACCGTATTTGTACCGGCATCGGCCTGTTCGGTATCTGCTTACTGGGCCAACAACAAACCGGCACTTTCACCGTACCCATTACCGTCACCATCACCATTACCAACGACTGCACCACCATTACCGCCCCGGCGATTAACTTTGGCAGTGCGCCTCTGGTCGGCAGCTTCCTGCCGGTAAATCAGTCAATCAGCGTGGTCTGTACCGTAGGCAGCACCTATACCGTGGGGTTAAACAATGGGTTACACGCCACAGGTAACCAGCGTTATATGGCAAGCGGCAGTAACCTGCTGGCCTACCAAATCTATCAGGGCAGCGGCAGCACCTACTGGGGCAGTATCGGCACCGCTCGCGTGTCCAGTTCGGCATCCAACTCAATTAGCAGCGATCAGCTAACGCGCACCTTTAACTATAACGCGCTGATCCTGACCAGCCAGAATACGCCGGTAGCGGGTTCCTACAGCGATACGGTGACGGTTGATTTGTCCTTTTAA
- a CDS encoding SDR family oxidoreductase, with the protein MTDQYKMQNPLTQYPATDFPKQHQPAPGVQAEMRPVPDCGEKTYRGSGRLQDRKALVTGADSGIGRAAAIAYAREGADVALSYLPDEQQDAEEVAKLVEQAGRKAVLLPGDISNEAFSKKLVADAHKALGGLDILALVAGKQVAVEDIADLSSEQFRKTYETNVFALHWMTQAAIPLLPAGANIITTSSIQAYQPSPNLLDYASTKAAILTYTRALAKQVAEKGIRANCVAPGPIWTPLQICGGQPEDAIPTFGQQTPLKRAGQPAELAGVYVYLASQESSYVTAEVHGVTGGNHLG; encoded by the coding sequence ATGACGGACCAATATAAAATGCAGAATCCCCTTACTCAGTATCCAGCAACTGACTTCCCCAAACAGCACCAGCCTGCACCCGGCGTTCAGGCTGAAATGCGTCCGGTACCGGACTGCGGTGAAAAGACTTATCGCGGTAGCGGACGCTTGCAGGATCGTAAAGCGCTGGTAACCGGGGCTGACTCAGGTATCGGCCGGGCGGCGGCGATTGCCTATGCACGAGAAGGCGCAGATGTCGCCCTCTCCTATCTGCCAGACGAGCAGCAGGATGCGGAAGAAGTAGCAAAACTGGTCGAGCAGGCCGGGCGTAAAGCCGTGCTGTTGCCGGGTGATATCAGTAACGAAGCCTTCAGTAAAAAGCTGGTGGCAGATGCCCACAAAGCGCTGGGCGGGTTGGATATTCTGGCCCTGGTCGCCGGGAAACAGGTTGCGGTAGAAGATATTGCCGACCTGAGCAGCGAGCAGTTCCGCAAAACCTATGAAACCAACGTATTTGCCCTGCACTGGATGACCCAGGCGGCGATCCCCCTTTTGCCTGCCGGTGCCAACATCATTACCACATCATCGATTCAGGCTTACCAACCCAGCCCTAACCTGCTGGATTATGCCTCCACCAAGGCGGCTATTCTTACCTACACCCGGGCGTTGGCAAAACAGGTTGCGGAAAAAGGCATCCGTGCAAACTGCGTAGCACCGGGTCCCATCTGGACGCCGTTGCAGATATGCGGTGGACAGCCTGAGGACGCTATTCCGACATTCGGTCAGCAGACGCCGCTGAAACGTGCAGGTCAACCGGCAGAGCTGGCTGGCGTGTATGTTTATCTGGCTTCTCAGGAGTCCAGCTATGTCACCGCCGAGGTTCACGGCGTGACGGGCGGTAATCACCTGGGCTAA
- a CDS encoding MFS transporter — protein MSSHTSHPASTQSGARRIFNVTSGNFLEMYDFMVFGYYATAIAKTFFPGDDPFASLMLTLMTFGAGFLMRPLGAIILGSYIDRHGRRKGLLLTLGLMALGTLSIALTPGYNTLGMAAPIMILLGRLLQGFSAGVELGGVSVYLSEIAPKGKKGFYVSWQSASQQIAVIFAALLGLMLNHLLDKGEVTDWGWRIPFVVGCMIVPFLFWIRRMLEETEAFSQRKHHPSMRQIVHSVARNWALVLAGMLMVVTTTVMFYMITAYTPTFGKTVLMIGDKQSFLVTLCVGVSNLFWLPVMGSLSDRFGRRPLLLLFTVLMIATAWPVLHWLVGSPSLAHLLEAELWLSFLYGSYNGAMVVYLAEVMPAEVRATGFSLAYSLATALFGGFTPAVCSYLIHITGDNAMPGVWLSFAAVCGLMGTLIIKRLVKQYQARRLIEPAIQL, from the coding sequence ATGTCCTCTCATACAAGCCACCCCGCCTCAACTCAAAGCGGAGCCAGACGTATCTTCAACGTTACCAGCGGTAACTTCCTCGAAATGTATGATTTTATGGTATTTGGCTATTACGCCACTGCCATTGCCAAAACCTTTTTTCCCGGTGATGACCCCTTCGCCTCATTGATGCTGACGCTAATGACCTTTGGTGCCGGCTTTCTGATGCGTCCGCTGGGGGCCATTATCCTTGGCTCTTACATCGACAGGCACGGACGGCGCAAAGGCCTGTTACTGACCCTCGGATTGATGGCGCTTGGCACATTGTCCATCGCGCTCACGCCCGGTTACAACACGCTCGGTATGGCGGCACCGATTATGATCTTGTTGGGTCGCCTGTTACAGGGTTTCTCGGCCGGGGTCGAGTTGGGCGGCGTGTCAGTATATCTGTCAGAGATTGCGCCGAAGGGGAAGAAAGGTTTCTACGTTAGCTGGCAGTCCGCCAGCCAGCAGATTGCGGTTATCTTTGCCGCACTGCTCGGTCTGATGCTGAACCACCTGCTGGATAAAGGTGAAGTGACCGACTGGGGCTGGCGCATCCCGTTCGTCGTTGGCTGTATGATTGTGCCATTTCTGTTCTGGATCCGCCGCATGCTGGAAGAGACGGAAGCGTTCAGCCAGCGCAAGCACCATCCGTCCATGCGCCAGATTGTTCACTCGGTCGCTCGCAACTGGGCGCTGGTTCTGGCCGGCATGCTGATGGTGGTCACCACCACCGTGATGTTCTATATGATCACCGCCTACACGCCGACCTTTGGAAAAACCGTGCTGATGATCGGCGATAAACAGAGCTTCCTGGTGACCTTGTGCGTAGGCGTCTCTAACCTGTTCTGGTTGCCGGTAATGGGTTCACTGTCCGATCGTTTTGGCCGCCGTCCGCTGCTGTTGCTGTTTACCGTGCTGATGATCGCTACAGCATGGCCGGTACTGCACTGGCTGGTCGGCTCGCCGAGCCTGGCGCACCTGCTGGAGGCCGAACTGTGGCTCTCTTTCCTGTACGGCAGTTACAACGGGGCGATGGTGGTCTACCTGGCAGAGGTGATGCCGGCAGAAGTGCGCGCTACCGGATTCTCGCTGGCTTACAGTCTGGCGACGGCACTGTTTGGCGGCTTCACCCCGGCAGTATGCAGCTATCTGATCCATATTACGGGGGATAACGCGATGCCGGGCGTGTGGCTCTCTTTCGCCGCCGTATGCGGCCTGATGGGTACGCTGATTATTAAGCGGCTGGTGAAGCAGTATCAGGCGCGTCGTCTGATTGAGCCGGCGATTCAGCTATAA
- the exbD gene encoding TonB system transport protein ExbD — MAMRLDEELDSNGEMHEINVTPFIDVMLVLLIIFMVAAPLATVDVRVDLPASTSAPQPRPEKPVYLSIKADKQLFIGNDAVSEETLIDTLIQQTEGKKDTTIFFQADKSVEYETLMNVMDKLRQAGYLKIGLMGMEAAGK; from the coding sequence ATGGCAATGCGTTTAGACGAAGAGCTTGATAGCAACGGTGAAATGCACGAAATCAACGTGACGCCGTTTATCGACGTGATGCTGGTGCTACTGATTATCTTTATGGTCGCCGCGCCGCTGGCTACCGTTGATGTGCGTGTCGATCTGCCTGCTTCTACCAGTGCGCCGCAGCCGCGCCCGGAAAAACCGGTTTACCTGTCGATTAAAGCCGACAAGCAGCTGTTTATTGGCAATGATGCGGTAAGCGAAGAGACGCTGATCGATACCCTGATACAGCAAACCGAAGGCAAGAAAGACACCACCATTTTCTTCCAGGCTGATAAGTCGGTGGAGTATGAAACGCTAATGAACGTAATGGATAAACTGCGCCAGGCCGGATATTTGAAGATTGGTTTGATGGGCATGGAAGCCGCCGGGAAATAA
- the exbB gene encoding tol-pal system-associated acyl-CoA thioesterase: MTNDLMQMDLSVWGMYQHADIVVKAVMIGLLLASVATWAIFFSKSIELRSARKRLKREQLLLADARSLDEASQIGGDFQSQSLSILLIKEAENELELSAGSDDNNGIKERTAFRLERRVAAIGRHPGRGNGFLATIGSIAPFVGLFGTVWGIMNSFIGIAQTQTTNLAVVAPGIAEALLATAIGLVAAIPAVVIYNVFARAIGSYKASLGDVAAQVLLLQSRDLDLASSEGAHRVQPAQKLRVG, from the coding sequence GTGACAAATGATTTGATGCAGATGGATCTCTCCGTCTGGGGCATGTACCAGCATGCAGACATCGTGGTAAAAGCGGTGATGATTGGGCTTCTGTTGGCATCGGTTGCCACCTGGGCGATTTTTTTCAGCAAAAGTATCGAATTACGCAGCGCGCGCAAGCGTCTTAAGCGCGAGCAGCTCTTGCTGGCTGATGCGCGTTCGCTGGATGAAGCATCGCAGATCGGCGGTGATTTTCAGAGCCAGAGCCTGAGCATCCTGCTGATTAAAGAAGCGGAAAACGAGCTGGAGCTTTCCGCCGGTTCTGATGACAACAACGGCATTAAAGAGCGCACCGCTTTCCGCCTTGAGCGCCGGGTGGCGGCCATTGGCCGTCACCCGGGGCGCGGTAACGGTTTCCTCGCCACCATCGGTTCGATAGCGCCCTTCGTTGGCCTGTTCGGCACCGTATGGGGCATTATGAATAGCTTTATCGGTATTGCCCAAACCCAGACGACGAATCTGGCCGTTGTCGCTCCCGGTATTGCCGAAGCGCTGCTGGCCACCGCTATTGGTCTGGTTGCGGCCATTCCTGCGGTGGTTATCTACAACGTATTTGCCCGCGCGATCGGTAGCTACAAAGCCTCACTGGGCGATGTTGCCGCTCAGGTTCTGCTGCTACAGAGCCGCGATCTGGATCTGGCTTCCAGCGAAGGTGCTCATCGCGTTCAGCCAGCTCAGAAGCTGCGAGTAGGTTAA
- the metC gene encoding cystathionine beta-lyase: protein MTSKKKIETALIGAGRGKRYTQGSVNPVIQRASSLVFDSVADKKRAAAGRADGELFYGRRGTLTHFSLQEAMTELEGGAGCALYPCGAAAVANAILAFVSAGDNVLMSGGVYEPTQDFCTKILSKMNVTTTWFDSGSGCDIAEKVQPNTRVIFLESPSSITMEVQDVPAIVAAVRSKAPEAIIMMDNTWGAGILFRALDFGIDISIQAGTKYLIGHSDAMIGTAVANARCWPQLRENSYLMGQMVDADTAYMTSRGLRTLAVRLRQHEQSALRVAQWLAARPEVAVVNHPALPQCKGHAFWLRDFTGSSGLFSFVLTEKLSDMQLAHYLDHFSHFSMAYSWGGYESLILASQPEELAAIRPGSVIDFSGTLVRLHIGLENVEDLIDDLRAGFERLRQ from the coding sequence ATGACCAGCAAAAAGAAAATTGAAACGGCGCTCATCGGTGCCGGACGCGGTAAACGTTATACACAAGGATCGGTTAACCCGGTTATCCAACGGGCTTCCTCACTGGTATTTGACAGCGTAGCCGACAAGAAACGTGCGGCTGCCGGGCGGGCAGACGGCGAACTGTTCTACGGCCGCCGTGGTACCCTGACCCACTTTTCGTTGCAGGAAGCGATGACTGAACTGGAAGGCGGGGCGGGCTGCGCGCTTTATCCCTGTGGGGCAGCGGCGGTTGCCAATGCCATTCTCGCCTTTGTGTCAGCCGGAGATAACGTGCTGATGAGCGGCGGCGTGTATGAACCCACCCAGGACTTCTGCACGAAAATTCTCAGCAAGATGAATGTGACCACCACCTGGTTTGATAGCGGCTCAGGGTGCGATATTGCCGAAAAAGTGCAGCCGAACACGCGGGTGATTTTCCTTGAGTCTCCGTCTTCGATCACCATGGAAGTGCAGGATGTGCCTGCCATCGTCGCGGCCGTGCGCAGCAAAGCGCCCGAAGCGATCATTATGATGGATAACACCTGGGGGGCAGGAATTCTGTTCCGTGCACTGGATTTCGGTATCGATATTTCGATTCAGGCCGGGACAAAGTATCTGATCGGCCACTCCGATGCGATGATCGGCACCGCAGTAGCCAACGCGCGCTGTTGGCCACAGCTGCGGGAAAATTCCTATCTGATGGGCCAAATGGTCGATGCCGATACCGCTTATATGACCAGCCGTGGCCTGCGCACCCTGGCGGTACGTCTGCGCCAGCACGAGCAGAGTGCCCTTCGCGTGGCGCAGTGGCTGGCAGCCCGCCCCGAAGTGGCCGTGGTCAACCATCCGGCCTTACCGCAGTGCAAAGGCCACGCGTTCTGGCTGCGTGACTTTACCGGCAGCAGCGGCCTGTTCTCGTTTGTCTTAACGGAAAAACTCAGCGATATGCAGCTGGCGCACTATCTCGATCATTTTAGCCATTTTAGCATGGCTTACTCCTGGGGAGGCTATGAGTCGCTGATCCTTGCCAGTCAGCCAGAAGAACTGGCGGCAATTCGCCCCGGCAGCGTGATTGATTTTAGCGGAACGCTGGTGCGTTTACATATCGGACTGGAAAACGTGGAGGATTTGATTGACGATTTACGCGCGGGTTTCGAACGTCTGCGTCAATAA
- a CDS encoding DedA family protein produces MDVLYEIVKALWHQDFAALANPKVIWLVYGVMFLTLLLENGLLPAAFLPGDSLLLLAGAMVAKGVMNFIPTMIILTVAASLGCWLGYLQGRWLGNTRLVKSWLFHLPEQYHQRAWHLFTRHGLVALLLGRFLAFVRTILPTLAGISGLRNGRFQLFNWLSGLLWVAILVSLGYAISQVPFIKRHEDQMMACLMALPLVMLSIGLIGSIAVVVRSKKAR; encoded by the coding sequence ATGGATGTACTTTACGAAATCGTCAAGGCGCTATGGCATCAGGACTTTGCCGCACTGGCCAACCCGAAGGTGATTTGGCTGGTTTACGGGGTGATGTTTCTGACGTTGCTGTTGGAAAATGGTCTGCTTCCGGCGGCCTTTTTACCGGGCGATAGCCTGCTGCTGCTAGCCGGGGCAATGGTCGCCAAAGGGGTAATGAACTTTATCCCCACCATGATTATCCTGACCGTGGCGGCCAGTCTGGGCTGTTGGCTGGGCTATTTACAGGGGCGCTGGTTGGGTAACACCCGGCTGGTTAAAAGCTGGCTGTTCCATCTGCCCGAACAGTACCACCAGCGCGCATGGCATCTTTTTACTCGTCACGGTTTGGTGGCTCTGCTGCTTGGGCGCTTTCTGGCCTTTGTGCGTACCATTCTGCCTACGCTTGCCGGGATTTCCGGCCTGAGAAATGGTCGTTTTCAGCTGTTCAACTGGCTAAGCGGATTGCTGTGGGTGGCGATTCTGGTGAGCCTGGGCTATGCCATTAGCCAGGTGCCGTTTATCAAACGCCATGAAGATCAGATGATGGCCTGTTTAATGGCGCTGCCGCTGGTGATGCTGTCCATCGGACTGATCGGCAGTATTGCGGTGGTGGTTCGCAGTAAAAAGGCCAGGTGA